A stretch of the Nicotiana tabacum cultivar K326 chromosome 6, ASM71507v2, whole genome shotgun sequence genome encodes the following:
- the LOC142181665 gene encoding uncharacterized protein LOC142181665: protein MSAFLNNGVKQLLHVYRFRFHVFYSKAAVAATSDTNFLVETLVNSLGFSPQEALSTSAKYVQVQKGIRTGKLITSVIEKIGLFFHNNLLVDIVANSLGFSTEKVISTSAKVTFLKPENNKPLLVINFFQQIGLDISHIKTLVCTNPSLLFSDVEKILEPKTKLLQELGLSGSDIAKVISKSVCFLHSSLDYSVRLDLDYFRKLLGIVDSVAKAIKRSPRILWCNAPKKLPLCLTLSGARLGKGLNFFMKDLRYGAGYLASYLKLLAHSLEKRVMPRYEILKLLGKKKLSRGSLICVIAYCLIHDSKFLKSYVLPYMDERPEL from the exons ATGTCTGCATTTCTCAACAATGGCGTTAAGCAACTCCTTCACGTTTATCGCTTCAGATTTCATGTCTTTTACTCAAAAGCTGCTGTTGCTGCAACTTCCGACACCAATTTCTTGGTAGAAACGCTGGTGAACTCACTTGGCTTCTCCCCACAAGAAGCCCTTTCTACAAGTGCCAAG TATGTTCAAGTTCAAAAAGGTATTAGGACCGGCAAACTTATAACGTCTGTAATTGAGAAAATAGGACTATTTTTCCACAACAATTTGTTGGTGGATATAGTAGCGAATTCACTTGGGTTCTCCACAGAAAAAGTTATTTCTACTAGCGCCAAGGTAACATTCTTGAAACCTGAAAACAACAAGCCTCTATTAGTCATCAATTTCTTCCAACAAATTGGTCTGGACATTTCCCACATCAAAACCCTTGTTTGTACCAACCCTAGTTTGCTGTTTTCTGATGTAGAGAAAATCCTTGAACCCAAAACTAAGCTTCTTCAGGAACTTGGCTTATCTGGTTCTGACATAGCTAAAGTCATCTCAAAAAGTGTGTGTTTCCTGCATTCAAGTCTTGATTACTCTGTCAGACTTGATCTTGATTATTTCCGGAAACTGTTAGGTATTGTGGATTCTGTAGCTAAGGCCATTAAGAGAAGCCCTAGAATCCTTTGGTGCAATGCCCCTAAA AAACTTCCTTTATGCTTGACCTTATCAGGGGCTAGGCTTGGAAAAGGACTGAATTTTTTCATGAAGGACCTCAGATATGGAGCCGGTTACCTGGCTTCTTACCTCAAACTTTTAGCACACAGCTTGGAGAAGAGGGTGATGCCTAGGTATGAAATCTTGAAACTTCTTGGCAAGAAGAAGCTTTCAAGGGGTAGCCTAATCTGTGTTATTGCATATTGCCTGATTCATGATTCAAAGTTCTTAAAGAGTTATGTGCTGCCTTATATGGATGAGAGGCCTGAGCTCTAG